A single window of Brevundimonas vitisensis DNA harbors:
- the nth gene encoding endonuclease III, with translation MAHSPKPKATGRRRKAGPDPARVEAIFARLAGVMPEPKTELRFQDPYTLVVAVALSAQATDVSVNKATDRLFAVAATPQAMLDLGEEALIPYIASIGLYRTKARNVIAAARMIVNLHGGVVPLNRKDLQALPGVGRKTASVVLNELGIEPAIAVDTHVFRVAHRLGLADAPTADKVEDQLHAVVPPAYLAKAHHWLILHGRYTCVARRPKCETCVIADLCPARALFVGV, from the coding sequence CTGGCCCACTCGCCCAAGCCGAAAGCCACTGGCCGCAGACGCAAGGCCGGGCCCGACCCGGCACGGGTGGAGGCCATCTTTGCCCGCCTGGCCGGGGTGATGCCTGAGCCCAAGACCGAACTGCGGTTCCAGGACCCCTATACACTGGTGGTCGCCGTGGCCCTGTCGGCCCAGGCCACGGATGTGTCGGTCAACAAGGCGACGGACCGCCTGTTCGCGGTCGCCGCCACGCCCCAGGCCATGCTGGACCTGGGGGAGGAGGCGCTGATCCCCTACATCGCCTCGATCGGCCTTTATCGGACCAAGGCGCGCAATGTGATCGCCGCCGCCCGGATGATCGTGAATCTGCACGGCGGTGTCGTGCCGCTGAACCGCAAGGATCTTCAGGCCCTGCCCGGCGTGGGTCGAAAGACCGCCAGCGTCGTCCTGAACGAACTTGGGATCGAGCCTGCCATCGCGGTGGACACCCATGTGTTCCGCGTCGCCCATCGCCTGGGACTGGCCGACGCCCCGACCGCCGACAAGGTGGAGGACCAGCTGCACGCCGTGGTCCCGCCTGCCTATCTGGCCAAGGCCCACCACTGGCTGATCCTGCACGGCCGCTACACCTGCGTGGCGCGGCGGCCGAAATGCGAGACCTGCGTCATCGCCGATCTGTGCCCCGCGCGGGCACTGTTCGTCGGGGTGTGA
- a CDS encoding Dps family protein, with protein MAKSPASAGSPKGDGKRLNTSVDPKARVQVAEALSKAVADSYTLYAKTLGVHWNVQGANFYGLHKLTDAQYNELHTAADAMAERIRALGQLAPTGTAAFRELTVIENDAPHKPTPEMIKELVADNEAVARRMAEFAEMADEAGDAFTHDMLVARIGVHEENAWMLRSSLA; from the coding sequence ATGGCCAAGTCCCCTGCATCCGCCGGTTCGCCCAAGGGCGACGGCAAACGCCTGAACACCAGCGTGGACCCCAAGGCCCGCGTCCAGGTCGCCGAGGCCCTCAGCAAGGCCGTGGCCGACAGCTATACCCTGTATGCCAAGACCCTGGGCGTGCACTGGAACGTGCAGGGCGCGAACTTCTATGGCCTGCACAAGCTGACGGACGCCCAATACAACGAACTGCACACAGCCGCTGACGCCATGGCCGAGCGCATCCGCGCCCTGGGCCAGCTGGCTCCGACGGGAACCGCCGCCTTCCGCGAGCTGACGGTCATCGAGAACGACGCCCCGCACAAGCCGACGCCCGAGATGATCAAGGAACTGGTCGCCGACAACGAGGCCGTCGCCCGCCGCATGGCCGAGTTCGCCGAAATGGCCGATGAGGCCGGCGACGCCTTCACCCACGACATGCTGGTGGCCCGCATCGGCGTGCACGAAGAGAACGCCTGGATGCTGCGCTCCAGCCTGGCTTAA
- a CDS encoding flavin monoamine oxidase family protein, whose translation MTSSAPLPSDLDVLIIGAGAAGIGAARRLARTRTRFAVIEARDRIGGRAHTIEAQGHGLDMGCGWLHSADENPLAERVEPLGLTLDKTPPPWGTETFNLTLTPAEQDEARAAFAAFGERVEEAAQRGEDRAAADLFEPGGRWNGRIDAISGALNGARFAQVSTVDYAAYGGTEVNWRVVEGYGRLIQRLGEGLPILTGCAATRIDRSRTPLVIETTRGTVQARAVILTLPTALIASEALRIEPPVPSLIEAAWGVPLGLASKLHLSLEGAQEFPSDGQLWGRNDTADTGGYHLRPFGRAMIEAYFGGDLAWGLEREGPEAMADFATEELVGLLGSGFRRRVVPVATSSWGVDPWSQGAYSHALPGHAADRARLKSPVEGGIFVAGEATADAHYGTAHGAWMEGERAAEQALAALVV comes from the coding sequence ATGACCTCATCCGCGCCCCTCCCCTCCGATCTCGACGTCCTGATCATCGGGGCCGGTGCCGCCGGGATCGGCGCGGCGCGGCGGCTGGCGCGGACCCGGACCCGCTTCGCGGTGATCGAGGCCCGCGACCGGATCGGCGGCCGGGCACACACGATCGAGGCACAGGGCCATGGCCTGGACATGGGGTGCGGCTGGCTGCATTCGGCGGACGAGAACCCGCTGGCCGAGCGGGTCGAGCCGCTGGGCCTGACGCTGGACAAGACCCCGCCGCCCTGGGGCACCGAGACCTTCAACCTGACCTTGACGCCCGCCGAACAGGACGAGGCACGGGCCGCCTTTGCCGCCTTTGGCGAACGAGTGGAGGAGGCCGCTCAGCGGGGCGAGGATCGCGCGGCTGCGGACCTGTTCGAGCCGGGCGGCCGCTGGAACGGGCGGATCGACGCCATATCGGGGGCGCTGAACGGTGCCCGGTTCGCCCAGGTCTCGACCGTGGACTATGCCGCCTATGGCGGAACCGAGGTGAACTGGCGGGTGGTGGAGGGCTATGGCCGGCTGATCCAGCGGCTGGGCGAGGGCCTGCCGATCCTGACCGGCTGTGCCGCCACACGCATCGACCGGTCCAGAACGCCCCTGGTCATCGAGACGACGCGCGGAACGGTGCAGGCCAGGGCGGTGATCCTGACCCTGCCCACGGCCCTCATCGCATCCGAGGCCCTCCGTATCGAGCCGCCGGTGCCCAGCCTGATCGAGGCGGCGTGGGGCGTGCCTCTGGGGCTGGCGTCAAAGCTGCACCTGTCGCTGGAAGGGGCGCAGGAGTTTCCATCGGACGGGCAGCTGTGGGGACGCAACGACACGGCGGACACGGGCGGCTATCACCTCAGGCCCTTCGGTCGGGCGATGATCGAGGCCTATTTCGGCGGAGATCTGGCCTGGGGGCTGGAGCGGGAGGGCCCCGAGGCCATGGCCGATTTCGCGACGGAGGAACTGGTCGGACTGCTGGGTTCGGGGTTCAGGCGCCGGGTCGTGCCGGTCGCGACCTCGTCCTGGGGCGTCGATCCCTGGTCGCAGGGGGCGTATTCTCACGCCCTGCCCGGCCATGCCGCCGATCGCGCCCGGCTCAAGTCTCCGGTGGAAGGCGGGATTTTCGTCGCGGGTGAAGCGACGGCCGACGCCCATTACGGCACGGCGCACGGGGCCTGGATGGAAGGCGAAAGGGCGGCCGAGCAGGCTCTGGCCGCCCTGGTCGTTTAA
- a CDS encoding creatininase family protein, whose protein sequence is MLIHLSSWPEIDARLNDGGPLSRTVVVPIGSNEQHGPTGLLGTDWLCPEIIAHEAEAGEGSLIVAPTFNIGMAQHHLAFAGTISFRPSTFMAAITDWVSSLARHGFDRIYFLNGHGGNVATIEATFAEIYAQWSFATPSLKQPSAARDAVATNNEQPPFVLKLRNWWDLPGVNSLCNQIFPTGHGMHATPSEIAVTQAAYPDRIKTADYSPRIAPVGPIRDALDYRARFPDGRIGSDPAQASPEKGRRIIEAAVPALIRDVTDFAGEVLPGV, encoded by the coding sequence ATGCTGATCCATCTGTCGTCCTGGCCCGAGATCGATGCCCGGTTGAACGACGGCGGGCCGCTGTCGCGGACGGTGGTGGTGCCGATCGGGTCGAACGAGCAGCATGGCCCCACCGGCCTTCTGGGCACCGACTGGCTGTGCCCCGAGATCATCGCCCATGAGGCCGAGGCCGGGGAGGGGTCGCTGATCGTGGCACCGACCTTCAACATCGGCATGGCCCAGCATCACCTGGCCTTCGCCGGCACCATCTCATTCCGCCCCTCGACCTTCATGGCGGCGATCACCGACTGGGTCTCGTCCCTGGCGCGGCATGGGTTCGACCGCATCTATTTCCTCAACGGCCATGGCGGAAACGTCGCCACGATCGAGGCGACCTTTGCCGAAATCTATGCGCAGTGGTCCTTCGCCACGCCGTCGCTCAAGCAGCCGAGCGCCGCGCGCGACGCGGTAGCGACAAACAACGAACAGCCCCCGTTTGTGCTGAAGCTGCGCAACTGGTGGGACCTGCCGGGCGTCAACTCCCTGTGCAATCAGATCTTTCCGACCGGTCACGGCATGCACGCCACCCCATCCGAGATCGCGGTGACCCAGGCGGCCTATCCGGACCGGATCAAGACGGCCGACTACAGCCCGCGCATCGCTCCGGTCGGGCCGATCCGCGATGCCCTGGACTATCGCGCCCGCTTCCCCGACGGGCGGATCGGCTCGGACCCGGCCCAGGCCAGTCCGGAAAAGGGCCGTCGCATCATCGAGGCCGCCGTGCCCGCCCTGATCCGCGACGTCACCGACTTCGCGGGCGAGGTCTTGCCGGGGGTCTGA
- a CDS encoding phasin, translating to MTQIDKAIRTGRRVAANTRSAGQAALDGGELMRASGDVIAARMEIMAAGLADPSKIDLTEISLMGSEKVAALSASAIAAGRTLNQMGQTLTQTALNEAAIASRAATAMAGAKSPAALATAQFNYAMGWWGRAAGQALSLNTQMLKVQADALAPIHKAAVANARRLKK from the coding sequence ATGACCCAGATCGACAAGGCTATCCGTACCGGTCGCCGCGTGGCCGCCAATACCCGTTCCGCCGGACAGGCGGCCCTGGACGGGGGCGAACTGATGCGTGCATCCGGTGACGTCATCGCCGCTCGGATGGAGATCATGGCCGCTGGCCTGGCCGATCCCAGCAAGATCGACCTGACCGAAATCTCGCTGATGGGCTCGGAAAAGGTGGCCGCCCTGTCCGCCTCGGCCATCGCTGCGGGGCGCACCCTGAACCAGATGGGCCAGACCCTCACCCAGACCGCCCTGAACGAAGCCGCCATCGCCTCTCGCGCTGCGACCGCCATGGCCGGCGCCAAAAGTCCCGCTGCCTTGGCCACGGCCCAATTTAACTATGCCATGGGCTGGTGGGGCCGCGCCGCTGGTCAGGCGCTGAGCCTGAACACCCAGATGCTGAAGGTTCAGGCCGACGCCCTGGCCCCGATCCACAAGGCCGCCGTCGCCAACGCCCGCCGCCTGAAGAAATAG
- a CDS encoding Rieske (2Fe-2S) protein, producing MTGEAAPAERARVWKTPPGVALCAEADLADPGSRGFVLKIGEAYFHGFVVRKDGQVAGYVDRCPHAGFPLAIELDRYLTPDGSLILCGWHGAVFQPLSGACVGGPCAGAKLTPWPVTVADGVVRTA from the coding sequence ATGACGGGCGAGGCGGCCCCCGCCGAACGGGCGCGGGTCTGGAAGACACCGCCGGGCGTGGCCTTGTGTGCCGAAGCCGATCTGGCCGACCCCGGATCGCGCGGCTTCGTCCTGAAGATCGGCGAGGCCTATTTCCATGGCTTTGTCGTGCGCAAGGACGGACAGGTGGCGGGCTATGTCGACCGGTGCCCGCACGCGGGATTCCCGCTGGCCATCGAACTGGACCGCTATCTGACGCCGGACGGAAGCCTGATCCTGTGCGGCTGGCATGGCGCGGTGTTCCAGCCGCTGAGCGGAGCCTGTGTCGGAGGCCCCTGCGCGGGGGCCAAGTTGACGCCCTGGCCCGTAACGGTTGCCGATGGCGTGGTCCGAACGGCCTGA
- a CDS encoding NAD(P)H-dependent glycerol-3-phosphate dehydrogenase, which translates to MEFRTAGVIGAGAWGTALAQVTAWAGLDTLLQAREAEVVESISQRRVNEAFLPGVTLDPGVRVTPDLAELGDRDIILAVPPAQHMRATLEAFRPHYRPGVPIVLCSKGIERGSLKLMTDVLAETLPGAPAAVLSGPSFAGEVARGLPSAVTLACADEALGEELLWTLSAPGFRPYLATDLIGAEAGGAVKNVLAIACGIVEGRGLGRSAHAALITRGFAEMTRLAVALGGKAETVAGLCGLGDLVLTCSSPQSRNMSLGLALGQGLSVEEALAGKRSVAEGYQSAPAVRDLAAALGVEMPICTALAALLNGETSVDMVIDNLLSRPLRAEGG; encoded by the coding sequence ATGGAATTTCGCACCGCAGGCGTGATCGGGGCCGGGGCCTGGGGCACGGCCTTGGCCCAGGTGACGGCCTGGGCCGGACTGGACACCCTGTTGCAGGCGCGCGAGGCCGAGGTGGTCGAAAGCATCAGCCAGCGCCGTGTGAACGAGGCCTTCCTGCCGGGCGTGACCCTGGACCCCGGCGTGCGGGTGACGCCGGACCTGGCCGAACTGGGAGACCGCGACATCATTCTGGCCGTGCCGCCGGCCCAGCATATGCGGGCGACGCTGGAGGCGTTCCGGCCTCACTATCGGCCGGGCGTGCCGATCGTGCTGTGTTCCAAGGGGATCGAGCGCGGCTCGCTGAAGCTGATGACCGACGTCCTGGCCGAGACCCTGCCGGGCGCGCCCGCCGCCGTTCTGTCCGGGCCCAGTTTTGCAGGGGAAGTGGCGCGGGGCCTGCCCAGCGCGGTGACCCTGGCCTGTGCCGACGAAGCCCTGGGCGAGGAACTCCTATGGACCCTGTCGGCCCCGGGGTTCCGGCCTTATCTGGCGACCGACCTGATCGGGGCCGAGGCGGGCGGGGCGGTCAAGAACGTGCTGGCCATCGCCTGCGGCATCGTCGAGGGACGGGGCCTGGGCCGCAGTGCCCACGCCGCCCTGATCACGCGGGGCTTTGCCGAAATGACGCGTCTGGCCGTCGCCCTGGGCGGCAAGGCCGAGACGGTGGCGGGTCTGTGCGGCCTGGGCGATCTGGTGCTGACCTGTTCCAGCCCGCAGTCGCGCAACATGAGTCTGGGTCTGGCCCTCGGCCAGGGTTTGAGCGTCGAGGAGGCCCTGGCCGGCAAGCGGTCGGTGGCCGAAGGCTATCAGAGTGCGCCCGCTGTGCGGGATCTCGCTGCGGCCCTGGGGGTCGAAATGCCGATCTGCACCGCCCTGGCCGCCCTGCTGAACGGTGAGACCTCGGTCGACATGGTGATCGACAATCTGCTGTCGCGTCCGCTGCGGGCCGAAGGCGGATGA
- the tsaD gene encoding tRNA (adenosine(37)-N6)-threonylcarbamoyltransferase complex transferase subunit TsaD, with protein MTLLGIETSCDETAAAVVRLSADGQATVLSSVIHSQIDDHAAFGGVVPEIAARSHVEMIDGVVRRAMTEAELDWDALDGVAATAGPGLVGGVMVGLSYGKAVALARDLPLIAVNHLEGHAVSARLGAAVDYPFLLLLVSGGHCQLLEVGGIGDMARVGTTIDDAAGEAFDKIAKAMGLGYPGGPALEKAAETGDGSRFDLPRALLGRKDCDFSFSGLKTAAARLAQTCQTDQDRADLADAVQSAIARQLAERSERAMVDYKAKQRGTASHAIASTPENALKQPSAAREAIAPSCENALKQRGTASRAVAPLKFVVAGGVAANRTVRRVLEATAARHGFDFLAPPLVYCTDNAAMIALAGAERLKLGLVSDIDTAARPRWPLDEARALADPVHAPGRKGAKA; from the coding sequence GTGACGCTGCTGGGGATCGAGACCAGCTGCGACGAGACGGCCGCTGCGGTCGTGCGGCTGTCGGCAGATGGCCAGGCCACGGTTTTGTCCAGCGTGATCCACAGTCAGATCGACGATCACGCGGCATTCGGCGGCGTGGTGCCCGAGATTGCGGCCCGCAGTCATGTCGAAATGATCGATGGCGTCGTGCGCCGGGCCATGACCGAGGCCGAGCTGGATTGGGACGCCCTGGACGGCGTTGCCGCCACGGCCGGGCCCGGGCTGGTCGGCGGGGTGATGGTGGGCCTCAGCTACGGCAAGGCGGTGGCACTGGCGCGGGATCTGCCGCTGATCGCCGTCAATCATCTGGAAGGCCATGCCGTTTCGGCCCGGCTGGGGGCGGCGGTGGATTATCCGTTCCTTCTGTTGCTGGTGTCCGGCGGTCACTGCCAGTTGCTGGAGGTCGGCGGCATCGGCGACATGGCCCGCGTCGGCACCACCATCGACGATGCGGCGGGCGAGGCCTTCGACAAGATCGCCAAGGCCATGGGGCTGGGTTATCCCGGCGGACCGGCCTTGGAAAAGGCGGCCGAGACGGGCGACGGGTCACGGTTCGACCTGCCGCGGGCCCTGCTGGGGCGCAAGGACTGCGACTTTTCCTTTTCCGGCCTGAAAACGGCGGCGGCGCGCCTGGCCCAGACCTGCCAGACCGATCAGGACCGCGCCGATCTGGCCGATGCGGTTCAGAGCGCGATCGCCCGCCAGCTGGCCGAACGCTCCGAACGCGCCATGGTCGATTACAAGGCCAAGCAACGGGGGACCGCGTCCCACGCGATAGCGTCCACCCCAGAGAACGCGCTCAAGCAGCCGAGCGCCGCGCGCGAGGCGATAGCGCCCTCATGTGAGAACGCGCTCAAGCAGCGCGGGACCGCGTCCCGCGCGGTAGCGCCCCTAAAATTTGTCGTGGCCGGCGGCGTGGCGGCAAACCGCACGGTGCGGCGGGTGCTGGAAGCAACGGCAGCGCGGCACGGGTTCGACTTTCTGGCCCCGCCCCTGGTGTACTGCACCGACAATGCCGCCATGATCGCCCTGGCCGGGGCAGAGCGTCTGAAGCTGGGCCTGGTGTCGGACATCGACACGGCGGCCCGGCCGCGATGGCCACTGGACGAAGCGCGCGCACTGGCCGATCCAGTGCATGCGCCCGGTCGCAAGGGCGCCAAGGCGTAA
- the hemC gene encoding hydroxymethylbilane synthase: MTFPVRIGTRRSKLALTQSGMMQRAIGRALGVADADLARDVPLVEIVTTGDRVQDRRLLEIGGKAMFTKEIEEALLAGRIDVAVHSMKDVPAEQPPGLAVAAIPEREDARDAFVSTDYADFAALPHGARLGTASLRRQAQALALRPDLKIEMLRGNVDTRLRRLAEGEFEAILLAAAGLNRLGLSEVIRECLSPDVFLPAPGQGALALQTRIEDIDAPWVSALNHAPTALAVAAERGAMTALEGSCRTAVGAHAVINGDRLTLTTEMLSPDGAARWRRIGTMDGTDLEQATILGQRLGAEVHADAGDQRIEI, encoded by the coding sequence ATGACCTTTCCCGTCCGCATCGGCACCCGCCGTTCGAAGCTGGCCCTGACGCAGTCGGGCATGATGCAGCGTGCCATTGGCCGGGCCCTGGGCGTGGCCGACGCCGACCTGGCCCGCGACGTGCCCCTGGTCGAGATCGTCACGACCGGCGACCGGGTCCAGGATCGCCGCCTGCTGGAGATCGGCGGCAAGGCAATGTTCACCAAGGAGATCGAAGAGGCCCTGCTGGCGGGCCGTATCGACGTCGCCGTCCATTCGATGAAGGATGTTCCCGCCGAACAGCCGCCGGGCCTGGCCGTGGCCGCCATCCCGGAGCGGGAAGACGCCCGCGACGCCTTCGTCAGCACCGACTATGCCGATTTCGCCGCCTTGCCGCACGGCGCACGCCTGGGAACCGCCTCCCTGCGCCGTCAGGCCCAGGCCCTGGCCCTGCGCCCCGACCTGAAAATCGAGATGCTGCGCGGCAATGTCGACACCCGCCTGAGGCGGCTGGCCGAGGGTGAGTTCGAGGCCATTCTGCTGGCCGCGGCGGGGCTGAACCGGCTGGGCCTGTCCGAGGTCATCCGCGAATGCCTGTCGCCGGACGTCTTCCTGCCTGCCCCGGGCCAGGGGGCCCTGGCCCTGCAGACGCGGATCGAGGACATCGACGCGCCCTGGGTCTCCGCCCTGAACCATGCCCCCACGGCCCTTGCCGTCGCCGCCGAGCGCGGGGCCATGACAGCCCTGGAAGGGTCGTGCCGCACGGCCGTGGGGGCCCATGCCGTCATCAACGGCGACCGCCTGACCCTGACCACCGAAATGCTCAGCCCCGACGGTGCGGCCCGTTGGCGGCGCATCGGCACCATGGACGGCACCGACCTTGAACAGGCCACGATCCTGGGCCAGCGCCTGGGGGCCGAGGTCCATGCCGACGCTGGCGACCAACGGATCGAGATCTGA
- a CDS encoding uroporphyrinogen-III synthase has protein sequence MARLRDRGPPCVWVTRAQPGADRTAERVRAMGATALVQPLLTIRRLEPAIDLAGVTGLVFTSTNGVTAFEALSPGRRLPVWAVGTATARAAQAAGFTEVVSADGDLSALARLIRSRHPAGQSLLHPRAQEPAGDLTALLADHAPVRGLAVYAAMPTPEPAPSEFDVVLIHSPRAAQALAARAGSGWGCRLAVAISPAAARPLSGLDLAGVHVADTPDEPALIATLGKAIGPV, from the coding sequence ATGGCGCGCCTGCGGGACCGGGGACCACCGTGTGTCTGGGTCACCCGCGCCCAGCCGGGGGCCGACCGAACGGCTGAACGTGTGCGGGCCATGGGCGCAACGGCCCTGGTCCAGCCGCTGCTGACGATCCGGCGTCTGGAGCCTGCGATCGATCTGGCCGGCGTGACCGGCCTGGTCTTCACCAGCACCAATGGCGTGACGGCCTTTGAGGCGCTCAGCCCCGGCCGTCGCCTGCCGGTCTGGGCGGTCGGCACCGCCACGGCTCGGGCGGCGCAGGCGGCGGGCTTTACCGAGGTCGTCTCGGCGGACGGCGACCTGTCGGCCCTGGCCCGCCTGATCCGGTCCCGGCATCCCGCTGGCCAAAGCCTGCTGCATCCCCGTGCCCAGGAGCCTGCGGGCGATCTGACGGCGCTGCTGGCAGACCATGCCCCGGTCCGGGGTCTGGCTGTCTATGCCGCCATGCCGACGCCGGAGCCCGCGCCGTCGGAATTCGATGTGGTTTTGATCCATTCCCCGCGCGCGGCCCAGGCGCTGGCAGCCCGGGCCGGGTCCGGCTGGGGGTGCCGCCTGGCCGTCGCGATCTCGCCCGCCGCCGCCCGTCCTCTGTCGGGCCTGGATCTGGCTGGCGTCCACGTCGCCGACACGCCGGATGAGCCTGCCCTCATCGCGACGCTTGGCAAGGCGATCGGTCCCGTATAA